GTAAAAGCGTTCGAAAATCCGCGGCCAATGCTCCGGGGGAATCCCCGGTCCGTTATCCTCCACTTCGATGATGAGAGAATGGGGCATTGCCTGGGAGCGCAGGTGAATCTGACCGTTGTTGGGGGTGTATTTGAGGGCGTTGTCGAGCAGGTTGATCATGACATGGCCCAGAGCGTGAGGGTCGGCCAGGAGCAGATGGTCAGCGGAAATGGCGACTTCGAGGGTGATGTTTTTTTCGGAGAGGCGGGGGCGCATATCCAGCAGCCAAACAGCGCTCTCCTGCAACAGATTGATTGTCTCCAACTTCAGGGCATATTTTTTCGAGTCGATCTTGGAAAGTTCCAACAGCTTGTTGATGATCAGGGAGAGTCGGTTGGCATTGCGATGCAGGGCTTGAAGCAAGGAAGGTCCGGCTTGGGGGTCGTGAATGGCGCCGTCGAGCAGAACTTCGCTATTGGCCATCAACACGCTTACCGGGGTGCGCAGTTCGTGGGAGACATTGGCCACGAATTCGCGCCGCATCTTTTCCAGGCGATACATTTCGGTAATGTCGTGCAATACGATCAAGGTGCCCCCGCGGTTGGTCAGGGGTTTGGCGTGGGCGCTCAAACGGCGCACCTCTTCGCCTTTTCCAAGGCTGAATGAGATGGAGACCTCCGCCTCATTGTTCACCTCCTGAAGCATAGCCTCGATTTCCGGGACGGGGAGCATCATCGTCAACGGCAGTCCCAAAGCCTCTTCGCTGTCCAGGCGTTGTATCAACATCAAGGCGGCCCGGTTGATCAGACTGACCCGATTCCGTTCGTCCAGGGTGAAGACCGGCTCACTCATTTGGTCCAGAACGGTTTCAAAACGGTGTTTTTCCTGGGCCAGGGTGGCGACCACGTTGGCCAGGGAGTGGCTGACACGGTTGAAGGAGCCGGCAATGCCGCTGATTTCGTCCGTGGAGGAGGTTTCCAGCAATCCCACCTGATGGCCATCCGCAATGGCCATGGCCTGATGCACCATTTGCCGCAGGCGCCGGGTGGTTACATGGGCCAGGATTGCCGAGACCAGCATGGCGGTCACCAGACCCAGAATTCCCGCGATAAACAGAACCAGCCGCACATGGGAGATGGTTTCGTCCACCTG
This Magnetococcales bacterium DNA region includes the following protein-coding sequences:
- a CDS encoding HAMP domain-containing protein; translation: MTTRLGIRGKLFLTSLGMFLLVGLLFELYLTKAMRSWVESFSVEELVREAKSLAVALEGYHGKELHDPTALPALIYQLGEAGKKRITLIDPQGKVLADSGVDPATVSTLDNHNSRPEVIAAREKGLGLSQRFSDTLKASMLYAATPLNGYGGQWILRLQVSLAQVDETISHVRLVLFIAGILGLVTAMLVSAILAHVTTRRLRQMVHQAMAIADGHQVGLLETSSTDEISGIAGSFNRVSHSLANVVATLAQEKHRFETVLDQMSEPVFTLDERNRVSLINRAALMLIQRLDSEEALGLPLTMMLPVPEIEAMLQEVNNEAEVSISFSLGKGEEVRRLSAHAKPLTNRGGTLIVLHDITEMYRLEKMRREFVANVSHELRTPVSVLMANSEVLLDGAIHDPQAGPSLLQALHRNANRLSLIINKLLELSKIDSKKYALKLETINLLQESAVWLLDMRPRLSEKNITLEVAISADHLLLADPHALGHVMINLLDNALKYTPNNGQIHLRSQAMPHSLIIEVEDNGPGIPPEHWPRIFERFYRVDAGRARISGGAGLGLAIVKNFVEAMGGRVGVGAGKQQGALFWITLPIPDPIR